GATCCGCGCTTCGAATGGTTCGATGATCTCGGGGGGAAACCCGTGCGGGTAGGTGGGAAACGGCCGGTCGAGGATCAGCCCCATCATCTCCCAGTGCCCGGTCGTGCTGTCCTTCCCCGGCGCCACCTCGGCCATCTTGCCGAACGCGCCGGTGGGCGCGGGATCCGCCGGAACGCCGAGGATGGGGACGATCCGCCCGAGTCCCAACCGGCCCAGCGTCGGCATCCTCAGCCCTCCGCAGGCCGCCGCGGTGTGCGGCAGGGTGCTGGCCCCCAAATCCCCGAACCTGGCGGCATCGGGCAACTCGCCGACGCCGCAGCTGTCGAGCACGATCACGATCACGCGACGGAGGCGGGTCACCGTCGGCGCCCCGAGCCGGCGCCGGGTCGGCCGCCGGCGAACCGGGTCAGCCGGGGCGCCCGAGGCGCCGGCATGCCAGGGCGATCCCGATCACCGATTTGGCGTCGCGGATCTCGCCCGAGTCGATCCGACGCCGGGCCTCGTCGAGCGCCACGGTCTCGACCCGGAGATCGACTTCCTCGCGGTCCGCCGCGGCGGGGCGGAGGTCCTGGGCCAGGAACACATGCAGTACCTCGGAAAGGATGCCGGGCGACGGGTAGAAGGCGCTGAGGCACTCCCACCGCCCGGCCGCGCGGCCCACCTCCTCGGCGAGTTCGCGCTCGGCGCACCGCTCTGGGGTTTCGCCGGGTTCCATGGTGCCGGCGGGGATCTCGAGAAGGTCGGCCTCCACCGCGGCGCGATACTGGCGGACGAGCACGACGTGCCGGTCCGCGGTCAGGGCAACCATCGCCACCGCCCCGGGGTGTTCGACGATCTCATACTCGACGCGCTGGCCGCCGGGGAACTCGACTTCATCCAGGCGGACCGTCACCCGCCGTCCTTCGAACACCCGGCGGCGGCGCACCAGCCGCCGCATCAGACCCCGGCGGGAGGGTGAATGGAACCGTTCACGCCTTGGCGGACGCGCCCGTCGCGACGTACACAGGCGTCCCTTCACGCGAGGCCAGCTCTCGGAACGCCACGAGAACGCGCTGGGTGATCGGGCCCGGCTTGCCGGTGCCGATGGACCGCCCATCCAGCGTGACCACCGGGCCCAGTTCCGCCCCCGTCCCGGTGAGGAAGCACTCATCGGCCGTGTACATGTCGTGGAGGGTCAGGACCTGCTCGGCGCAGGGGACACCCAGTTGCGCGCACACGTCCACGATCGTCTGCCGGGTCACGCCCTGCAGGATGCCGAGATACGCGGGCGGGGTCAGCACCCGGCCGGCCTTGACGATGAAGACGTTGTCGGCGGTGCACTCGGCGACGTAGCCCTGGGT
The sequence above is drawn from the bacterium genome and encodes:
- a CDS encoding phosphopentomutase: MTRLRRVIVIVLDSCGVGELPDAARFGDLGASTLPHTAAACGGLRMPTLGRLGLGRIVPILGVPADPAPTGAFGKMAEVAPGKDSTTGHWEMMGLILDRPFPTYPHGFPPEIIEPFEARIGRRVLGNRPASGTAIIQQLGEEHLRTGRPIVYTSADSVFQIAAHESVVPVEELYGEC
- a CDS encoding NUDIX hydrolase, translating into MRRLVRRRRVFEGRRVTVRLDEVEFPGGQRVEYEIVEHPGAVAMVALTADRHVVLVRQYRAAVEADLLEIPAGTMEPGETPERCAERELAEEVGRAAGRWECLSAFYPSPGILSEVLHVFLAQDLRPAAADREEVDLRVETVALDEARRRIDSGEIRDAKSVIGIALACRRLGRPG